The following coding sequences are from one Saprospiraceae bacterium window:
- a CDS encoding LexA family transcriptional regulator codes for MHFAANIQFLRKKNGFSQQEVAEKLGVSRTTLGDYERAHTEPDLRLLHKIAVMYGVPIDDLLNSKLFTGDLDAFHYKGMKILSLTTDKEGINNIECVQSKAYAGYLSQFQEPEFIKDLPKISIPQLKQGKYRAFEISGESMLPMAPGSIVICSYVEQLDDLQNNECYVVVSKNDGIVYKRLQKSNRINEYILQSDNPTYENYILSATDISEIWHYKAHVSFQDPMKLPQTDISMKLADLQSQLSRIQKSVENK; via the coding sequence ATGCATTTTGCAGCAAATATTCAATTTTTAAGGAAGAAAAATGGTTTTTCACAGCAGGAAGTAGCCGAAAAACTTGGCGTATCTAGAACTACTCTTGGTGATTATGAGCGAGCCCATACAGAACCGGATTTGCGTTTGCTTCATAAAATTGCCGTCATGTATGGAGTACCAATTGATGATTTATTGAACTCAAAGTTGTTCACCGGTGATTTGGATGCTTTTCATTATAAAGGTATGAAAATACTAAGTCTGACGACAGATAAGGAAGGAATCAATAACATAGAATGTGTTCAATCCAAAGCCTATGCAGGGTATTTATCACAATTTCAAGAACCGGAATTTATCAAAGATCTGCCCAAAATATCTATACCTCAGTTGAAACAAGGAAAATACCGAGCTTTTGAAATTTCAGGTGAATCAATGCTTCCTATGGCTCCCGGATCCATCGTTATTTGTTCTTATGTCGAACAATTAGACGACTTACAAAACAATGAATGTTATGTTGTAGTATCTAAAAATGATGGTATTGTTTATAAAAGACTTCAAAAATCAAACCGCATCAATGAATATATCCTCCAATCAGACAATCCTACATATGAAAACTACATACTTTCGGCAACAGACATCTCTGAAATTTGGCATTATAAAGCACATGTGAGTTTTCAAGATCCGATGAAACTACCACAAACTGATATCTCCATGAAATTGGCAGATCTGCAATCCCAATTATCAAGAATTCAAAAATCAGTGGAAAATAAATAA
- the metF gene encoding methylenetetrahydrofolate reductase [NAD(P)H]: MKVTEYFEKNKGKTTVSFEVLPPLKGGGINSLFDILDPLMEFKPPFIDVTYHREEFIYNQHPSGYYQKVAIRKRPGTVGICAAIMNRYKVEAVPHLICGGFTKEDTENALIELNFLNIQNVLALRGDARKFDDKFMPEPDGNEYALDLVHQIAKMNQGSYLDINIEKAQPMDFCIGVAGYPEKHFESPSFKMDLKYLKKKIDAGADYIVTQMFFDNKKFFRFVDACRKEGIHVPIIPGIKPITKKYQLNSIPRNFYIEIPDDLVRQIQKAKTEQAITEIGTEWCIAQSRELKTAGVPCIHYYTMSDGDVIKKLAASVI, translated from the coding sequence ATGAAAGTGACAGAATATTTTGAAAAAAATAAAGGCAAAACAACAGTTTCTTTTGAGGTGTTACCACCACTTAAAGGAGGAGGGATAAATTCTTTATTCGATATATTGGATCCTCTTATGGAATTTAAACCCCCTTTTATTGACGTCACGTATCACCGTGAAGAGTTTATATACAACCAACACCCTTCAGGATATTACCAAAAAGTGGCAATCCGAAAGCGTCCCGGCACAGTTGGGATATGCGCCGCCATCATGAATAGATACAAAGTAGAAGCCGTACCGCACCTGATTTGTGGTGGTTTTACCAAAGAGGATACAGAAAATGCATTGATTGAGTTAAATTTTTTAAATATTCAAAACGTTTTGGCTCTACGTGGCGATGCGAGAAAGTTTGATGACAAATTTATGCCTGAACCAGATGGCAACGAATATGCTTTGGATCTCGTTCACCAAATTGCAAAAATGAATCAGGGAAGCTATCTCGATATCAATATTGAAAAAGCACAACCAATGGATTTTTGCATAGGTGTAGCTGGTTATCCGGAAAAACACTTTGAGTCTCCAAGTTTCAAAATGGACCTGAAGTACCTGAAAAAGAAAATAGATGCCGGAGCAGATTACATTGTTACTCAGATGTTTTTTGACAATAAAAAATTTTTTCGCTTTGTAGATGCTTGTCGAAAAGAAGGTATCCACGTACCCATCATCCCGGGGATCAAACCCATTACAAAAAAGTACCAGCTTAACTCAATTCCTCGAAACTTCTATATTGAAATTCCAGATGACTTAGTCAGACAAATTCAAAAAGCAAAAACTGAACAAGCCATCACGGAAATCGGTACAGAATGGTGTATCGCACAATCCAGAGAATTAAAAACTGCCGGTGTTCCTTGCATTCATTACTACACTATGAGCGATGGCGATGTCATCAAAAAATTAGCTGCAAGCGTGATTTAA
- a CDS encoding D-alanine--D-alanine ligase, whose translation MKDKLKVGVLFGGPSREREISFAGGRTVYDNLNKDLFEVIPLFLDSRGNLIVLDWHYVYKGTIRDFYPPVSYLPPSPNGFQIYVESLHSISHEEEDQMIKCIGKKIRWTDLKETVDFIFLCLHGQFGEDGQVQSILDSLLIPYSGSGVLPSAIGMDKSFQKKLMEQAQFASPKMYVWGREILDMRNFSELYNQVEKKIGFPCVIRPAHQGSSIGVTVLSADALQSDFKKAVETAFFIQRLDVATFRSLNAEDQINLLRSLCDLRDGIGLPMKSNGIELHHPEELLQTILNTNEKELLLEGIYSENKIIVESFIKGREFSCIVIRMEDGSAIALPPTEIIKRTEMYDYRSKYLPGLSRKQTPIEVKDSVLDDIRKECVRLFNYFEFHTYARIDGFLGEDGLIYLNDPNTTSGMMPSSFFFHQAAEIGLNPSQFLSYIIRISLQERIHTQLQISQFENLLRRLDENLHNQAIEDKQKKKVAVILGGYSYERHISVESGRNIYEKLASSEKYHPFPVFLTGDASSYQLYKIPINFMLKDNADDIKEKIEHFHIHPYLKNLRHEAQSITAKFSSASYHYEPQLLSFEDLKKEADIVFIALHGRPGEDGNIQKRLEEISLPYNGSNPQSAALTIHKYNTLQRLKSEGFIVAEQLLLTAKDYNNQQESFISRIESEFHYPFIAKPVDDGCSSAVVKIKNRDHLNSYLEALFRANAHLTDELRNNLQLDANEEFPQKSEVLIEEMITSNNAKQFLEITGGLLTHIVGNNIRYEIFEASETLTSGEVLSLEEKFLAGEGQNITPPRFGKNKSEYEIISAKVKAALLKAAITLDVTGYARIDAFVRIYDDNNVETIIIEVNSLPGMTPATCIFHQCAVNGYTPYEFIDQILEFGTHDKSK comes from the coding sequence ATGAAGGATAAATTAAAGGTTGGAGTATTATTTGGCGGTCCATCAAGAGAGAGAGAGATTTCTTTTGCAGGTGGACGGACAGTTTATGACAATCTGAATAAAGATCTGTTCGAAGTTATTCCACTTTTTTTAGATAGCAGAGGAAATCTGATAGTCCTGGATTGGCATTATGTGTACAAAGGCACGATACGAGATTTTTATCCTCCTGTATCTTATTTACCTCCTTCTCCCAATGGATTTCAAATTTACGTGGAAAGTCTTCACTCCATTTCGCATGAAGAAGAAGATCAGATGATCAAATGCATCGGAAAAAAAATTCGATGGACTGATTTAAAAGAGACAGTAGATTTTATTTTTCTATGCTTGCACGGTCAGTTTGGTGAAGATGGACAAGTGCAGAGTATTTTAGATTCTTTGTTGATTCCGTATTCAGGTAGCGGAGTACTGCCATCAGCCATTGGAATGGATAAAAGCTTCCAGAAGAAACTCATGGAACAAGCCCAATTTGCATCTCCAAAAATGTACGTCTGGGGACGCGAAATTCTTGACATGCGTAACTTTTCTGAATTGTACAACCAAGTAGAAAAGAAGATTGGCTTTCCTTGTGTAATTAGACCAGCGCATCAGGGATCCTCAATAGGGGTCACTGTTTTATCTGCGGATGCGCTACAATCTGATTTTAAAAAAGCTGTTGAGACTGCCTTTTTTATTCAAAGATTAGATGTAGCGACTTTTCGGTCATTGAACGCTGAAGATCAGATTAATCTTTTGAGGTCACTATGTGATCTTCGTGATGGTATTGGCTTGCCTATGAAAAGTAATGGAATAGAATTACATCATCCGGAGGAATTATTACAAACTATTCTAAATACAAATGAGAAGGAACTACTGTTAGAAGGAATTTACTCTGAGAATAAAATCATAGTTGAATCATTTATTAAAGGTCGTGAATTTTCTTGCATAGTCATCAGGATGGAAGATGGTTCCGCAATTGCACTTCCGCCAACTGAAATCATCAAGCGTACTGAGATGTATGACTACAGATCAAAATATTTACCCGGATTGTCGCGCAAACAAACTCCCATAGAAGTGAAGGATTCAGTTTTGGATGATATCAGAAAGGAATGTGTTCGGCTTTTTAACTACTTTGAATTCCACACTTATGCCAGAATTGATGGATTCCTTGGAGAAGATGGATTGATTTATCTCAACGATCCCAATACGACCTCAGGTATGATGCCTTCGTCTTTCTTTTTCCATCAAGCTGCAGAGATTGGATTAAATCCATCGCAATTTCTCAGTTATATTATCAGAATTTCCTTGCAGGAAAGAATACATACGCAACTCCAGATTTCACAGTTTGAGAATCTCCTTCGACGTCTAGATGAGAATCTCCATAATCAGGCAATTGAAGACAAACAGAAGAAGAAAGTAGCAGTAATATTGGGAGGATATTCTTATGAAAGGCATATTTCTGTAGAAAGTGGCAGAAATATTTATGAAAAACTTGCGAGTTCAGAAAAATACCACCCATTTCCAGTATTCTTAACAGGAGATGCGTCATCATATCAATTGTACAAAATTCCAATCAACTTTATGTTGAAGGACAATGCAGATGATATCAAAGAAAAGATTGAGCATTTTCATATTCATCCATATTTGAAAAATTTGCGGCATGAAGCTCAATCCATTACAGCAAAATTTAGTTCTGCAAGTTATCACTATGAACCACAGTTGTTGAGTTTTGAGGATTTAAAAAAGGAAGCGGATATTGTTTTCATAGCGCTGCACGGAAGACCTGGAGAAGATGGAAATATACAAAAAAGGCTGGAAGAAATTTCGTTGCCATACAACGGCAGCAATCCTCAGTCCGCTGCACTTACGATACATAAATACAATACCCTGCAAAGACTTAAATCCGAAGGATTTATTGTGGCGGAACAACTATTGTTGACTGCGAAAGATTATAATAATCAACAGGAAAGTTTTATTTCTAGGATTGAGTCCGAATTCCATTATCCGTTCATTGCAAAACCTGTCGATGATGGTTGTAGCAGTGCTGTTGTAAAAATTAAAAATCGTGATCATCTGAACTCTTATTTGGAAGCTCTGTTTCGAGCTAATGCACATCTTACTGATGAGTTGCGAAATAACTTACAACTGGATGCCAATGAGGAATTTCCTCAAAAATCAGAGGTATTAATTGAAGAAATGATCACCTCTAATAATGCAAAACAGTTTCTAGAAATTACAGGTGGCTTATTGACACATATTGTGGGTAATAATATCAGATATGAAATATTTGAAGCATCTGAAACACTTACTAGCGGGGAGGTTTTGAGCTTGGAAGAAAAATTTCTCGCTGGTGAAGGTCAGAATATTACTCCTCCGCGATTTGGCAAAAATAAATCCGAGTACGAGATAATTTCTGCCAAAGTAAAAGCTGCTTTACTTAAAGCCGCAATTACACTAGATGTTACCGGATATGCTAGAATTGATGCTTTCGTGAGAATATATGATGACAATAATGTAGAAACTATTATTATAGAAGTCAACTCATTACCGGGTATGACACCCGCCACCTGTATATTCCATCAATGTGCGGTAAATGGATATACACCATATGAATTTATTGATCAGATTTTAGAATTTGGTACACATGACAAATCAAAGTGA
- a CDS encoding alkaline phosphatase family protein — protein MLKIISVCISFVLILEFHLSFAQVVSGPMLGHIELRTAKIWVQVDAGSTVDLKFWDARHPQQQKTAFKTVTQRFEFQTQVFDLTGLDFNTEYEYQLFSGKKMLDKKYGGKFITNDLWQYRKPAPDFSFVTGSCSYFNEPIYDRPNETYGADSLIFLSLTKEPARFMVWLGDAWYTREVDYGSEWGLWYRASHDRALPYMQDLYKSYSHYSIWDDHDFGPNNQGSSYIFKESSREVFKNYFANPSYGFDGKGIFTKLSYSDVDIFLLDNRTWRSADYLNAKIDNLPNPEKRMFGKMQMDWLKNALVESYATFKIIATGSQILNQMSWNDCMKYYPAEFNELLTFLSTQKINGVVFLTGDRHHSEIIQMKRDSLYTLYDITVSPLTSGIGKVTGTKEFNNPDRVSETLLEDYNYGRFSFTGKRKERFMKVEFVDRKGVVQKTWSISENDLRWPSVKRD, from the coding sequence ATGTTAAAGATAATTAGTGTTTGCATTAGTTTTGTACTCATTCTTGAATTTCATCTTTCTTTTGCTCAGGTAGTGAGCGGACCCATGTTGGGCCATATTGAGTTACGGACGGCGAAAATTTGGGTTCAGGTAGATGCCGGCTCCACTGTTGATTTGAAATTTTGGGATGCCAGACATCCACAACAGCAAAAAACTGCTTTCAAAACTGTGACCCAAAGGTTTGAATTTCAAACTCAGGTATTTGATCTTACCGGACTTGATTTTAATACTGAATATGAATATCAATTATTTTCAGGTAAAAAAATGTTGGACAAAAAGTACGGAGGAAAATTTATAACCAATGATCTCTGGCAGTATAGAAAACCCGCACCGGATTTTTCATTTGTCACGGGAAGTTGTTCATACTTTAACGAGCCCATTTATGATAGACCAAATGAAACTTATGGTGCGGATTCACTTATCTTTCTCAGCTTAACCAAAGAGCCTGCAAGATTTATGGTGTGGTTAGGTGATGCCTGGTACACCAGAGAAGTGGATTACGGAAGTGAATGGGGATTATGGTATAGAGCTTCACACGACAGAGCGTTGCCATATATGCAGGATCTGTATAAATCATACAGTCATTATAGCATTTGGGATGATCATGATTTTGGACCGAATAATCAAGGTTCGTCTTATATTTTTAAAGAATCGTCAAGGGAAGTATTTAAGAATTATTTTGCAAATCCTTCTTATGGTTTTGATGGTAAAGGAATTTTTACAAAATTGAGTTATAGTGATGTAGATATTTTTTTATTGGACAATCGCACCTGGAGATCTGCCGATTATCTAAATGCAAAAATTGATAATTTGCCAAACCCGGAGAAAAGAATGTTTGGTAAAATGCAAATGGATTGGTTGAAAAATGCGCTTGTTGAAAGTTATGCAACCTTCAAAATCATAGCGACTGGTTCTCAGATTCTCAATCAAATGAGCTGGAATGATTGCATGAAATATTATCCTGCTGAGTTCAACGAACTGTTAACTTTTTTATCTACCCAAAAAATCAATGGAGTAGTTTTTCTGACTGGTGACAGACATCACTCTGAAATCATTCAAATGAAAAGAGACAGCCTCTACACCTTGTACGATATCACAGTGTCCCCGCTGACTTCAGGAATCGGGAAAGTGACCGGCACAAAAGAGTTCAATAATCCTGATCGGGTTTCGGAAACATTACTCGAAGATTACAATTATGGAAGGTTTTCATTTACCGGCAAACGGAAAGAAAGATTTATGAAAGTTGAATTCGTGGACAGAAAAGGTGTGGTACAAAAAACCTGGTCCATTTCAGAAAATGATCTTCGGTGGCCATCCGTTAAAAGAGATTAG
- a CDS encoding carboxypeptidase-like regulatory domain-containing protein, whose product MKLYIYTIFCFLVLANTLSAQDNSLIQISGMVVSEHKAEPVGLPYAEVYIKGTNRGGWADQNGFFSIAVQKLDTLVFRYIGFKSAEYVVPDSLYTDRYTIFQILTRDEILLPQTVVYPWPSKEHLRQEFLAMDVTDKMQDAVQKNLAEQTIKKLIEITPADAQASTSLYLQQQASAYYYKGQFKPMNILSPIAWIQFFEAWKRGDFKRKKQ is encoded by the coding sequence ATGAAATTATATATTTATACGATATTTTGTTTTTTGGTACTTGCTAACACTCTTTCCGCTCAAGACAATTCTCTGATCCAAATATCCGGAATGGTAGTTTCAGAACATAAGGCTGAACCTGTAGGACTTCCTTATGCAGAGGTTTATATCAAAGGTACAAACAGAGGAGGCTGGGCTGACCAAAATGGATTTTTCAGTATTGCAGTACAAAAATTAGATACTTTAGTGTTCAGATATATCGGTTTCAAGTCAGCTGAATATGTCGTGCCGGATAGTTTGTATACAGATCGATATACGATCTTCCAGATTTTAACCAGAGATGAAATATTGCTGCCACAAACTGTGGTTTATCCTTGGCCAAGTAAAGAACATTTACGTCAGGAGTTCCTGGCAATGGATGTCACCGATAAAATGCAAGACGCTGTGCAAAAAAACCTGGCTGAACAAACGATTAAGAAACTGATAGAAATAACCCCAGCGGACGCACAAGCAAGTACAAGTTTATATTTGCAACAACAAGCAAGCGCATACTATTATAAAGGGCAGTTTAAGCCTATGAATATTCTCAGTCCGATCGCCTGGATCCAGTTTTTTGAAGCTTGGAAAAGGGGTGATTTCAAACGCAAAAAACAGTAA